A segment of the Frankineae bacterium MT45 genome:
CCATCGCGATGGTGAGCATCTGCAGGCAGTAGAAGCCCATCCAGCTCGTCGCGTCCGACTCCTCCAGCCGGTACCCCGGCGGCAGCGGCATCGAGCGGTTGAAGAGGCCGATGTTGTCCATCCCGAGGAAGCCGCCCTCGAAGAGCCCCGAGCCGTCCGGGTCCTTGCGATTCACCCACCAGCCGAAGTTCAGCAGCGACTTCGTGAAGATGCGCTCCAGGAAGTCCCGGTCGCGGGAGCCGTCGATCAGGTAGATCCGCCAGGCGGCCCAGATGTGCACCGGCGGGTTCGCGTCACCGAAGGACCATTCGTAGGCCGGCAACTGACCGTCCGGGTGCATCGACCACTCCCGGCAGAGCAGCACCAACTGCTCCTTGGCGAAGGCCGGATCGACGTGAGCCAGCGCGACGCAGTGGAAGGCCAGGTCCCAGGAGGCGAACCAGGGGTACTCCCAGTCGTCGGGCATCGACATCACGTCGGCGATGGCGATGTTCTGCCACGCGATGTTCCGGCCGTCGGGCTGGCGCCGCTCCGGTGGCGGGGCGGGCTGACCCGGGTCGCCGTCCAACCACTCCTTCACCCGGTAGCGGTAGAGCTGCTTGCCCCACAGCAGGCCGGCATAGGCCCGCCGGGCGATGTTGCGATCCTCGTCGTCGGCCGTCTCTGGGATGACCAGCCCGTAGAACTCGTCGGCCTCACTCTGGCGGTCGGCGACCACGGCGGCGAAGCCGGCCCCGAACGTCTGGGCGCTCGGTGTCTCCGGGGCCAACCGCAGCCGGACCTGCACTGTCGCGCCGGCCGGGACGGAGTCGAACTGGTACCAGAAGGCGGCCTTGGTTCCGGTCGGGACGCTGCCGTCATCCAGCAACTCCGGGGCCACCGCCGGCACGTCCCCATTGACGACCCGGCGGTTGATGCCGTCCTTGCAGTAGGGCGCCGGGTTCTTCGGCGACCCGAAGAGGGCCACGTCGTTCGACTCGTTCTCGCAGACGAGGACCTCCGGCGTCCCCTCGGCGGCCAGCACATAGCTGCCCAGCTGCTCGTGACGGCAGTGCACAGCGCGCAGATCGCCGATCTCCTGCTCGCTGGCGGTCAGCGCCTGCAGCGACGGACGGCGATCATCCCGTCCCCAGGCCCAGGTGTTGCGGAACCAGATCTGCGGCAGGATGTGCAGCGGCGCGGCCTCCGGCCCGTGATTGGTGGCGCTGATGACGATGCAGAGATCGTCGGTGGATGCCTTGGCGTAGTCGATGGTCACGTCGAAGAATCGGTTGGCGTCGAGGACACCGGTGTCGGAGAGTTCGTACTCGCGCTGGTCACGGTTGCGGCCGGCGTTCTCGCGACGCAGCTGCTCGTAGGGGAACTCAGCCTGCGGGTAGCGGTAGAGCCAACTCATCCAGGAGTGGGTCGGGGTGCCGTCGAGCGCCCACCAGTACTCCTTGATGTCCTCGCCGTGGTTGCCCTGGCCGTTCGTCAGGCCGAAGAGACGCTCCTTCAGGATCGGGTCGTTTCCGTTCCAGAGCGCCACCGAGAAGTTCAGGAAGCCCAGCCGGTCACAGATGCCGCCGAGGCCGTCCTCGCCCCAGCGGTACGCGCGGGCGTGGGACTGCTCGAACGGGAAGTAGGACCAGGCATCGCCGTCGGCCGAGTAGTCCTCGCGCACCGTGCCCCACTGCCGCCCGGAGACGTACGGCCCCCAGAGGCGCCACGGACTCGTCGCCTGCGGTGATTCGGAGAGGCGGGAGTGTTCGGCGCTGTGGTGTCGTCGGTGCCGGCTGGCCGCAGCCGCCGCCGCCAGCGTGCCCGGGGTGTGGGTCGGTGACGCGACCACCGGCGGAGCGGGCAGCCTCGCCGGGGCGGGCGCGGCGGCGATGGGTGGTGCGGTGGTGGGCGGTGCGGTGGAGGCCTTCGTTTCCTTGGACGTCTTGCCGTCGGCCTTACGATCCTTTGCCGAATGTTTCGCCACGCTGGCCTGCCTTCGTCAGAGGTAAGCGGTGTTTCATCCGTTGCTCTGAAAGCTACTCGACGCGTGGCCGCGTGGCGCGGGAGGTGACGCTACCGCCGCGAGTCGTAGGTCACGGGTACGCTGCGAGGTCGGCATCAACCTCTGACGTACCTCTGAGCGGAAGGCTGATCGTGACCGCTGACCCGGTTCTTGACTCCGAACGGGCCCACCTCGACCTGGCCCGCGACTGCCTGGTGACGATGCGGGCCGCGGCCGAGCGGATCGCCGACTACGGCGTGGACGCGCTGGCCAGCGAGGCCCTCGGACGGATCCGCGCCGAACGGCTGGCCGCCCTCGAGATCGATCCGCATGCGCCGCCGTTCTTCGGCCGCACCGACAACGACGTCACGGACTCCCCTGATGGGGACGGCCGATCCGGCACCGAGACGTTCCACATCGGGCGGCGGCACATCCGTGACCCGGCCGGAGATCCGGTGGTGATCGACTGGCGGGCCCCGATCGCCCGGGCCTTCTACCGGGCCACCAGCAAGTCACGGATGGGGGTGACCCTGCGCCGCCGCTTCGGCTTCCACGCCGGCGCGCTGAGCTCCTTCGAGGACGAACACCTCGATCGGGGCGAGGAGTCCGGGTTCGACTCCGACCTGCTCCGCGGCGAGATCGAACGGCCGCGCAGTGGCCCCATGCGAGACATCGTGGCCACCATCCAGCCCGACCAGGACGACCTGGTGCGCGCCGAACTGGACGACTCGCTCTGCATCCAGGGGGCGCCGGGCACCGGCAAGACGGCGGTCGGGCTGCACCGGGCGGCCTACCTGCTCTACACCTACCCCGAGCGGCTGCGGCGCTCCGGCGTCCTGGTGGTCGGGCCCAACGCGGCCTTCCTCAGCTACATCGCGCAGGTGCTCCCGGCCCTGGGCGAGGGTGGGATCGCCCAGACCACGGTCGAGGAGATCGTCGGGCACGTCCAGGTCAGGGCCGTCGAATCCGACGAGCTGGCCACGCTGAAGGGCGACCCGCGGCTGGCCACGATCCTGGGCAAGTTCGTCCGCAGCCACATCCGCCGGCCGGTCGACGACGTGGTGGCGATGGTCGGCGACAAGCGGTACCGCATCCCTGAGTACCGAGTGCGTCGCTATGTCGACGACGCCCGCCGCGATCTCGGTGACACGCTGCGCTGGGGGGTGGCCCGGGATCGGCTGCGTCAGCAGCTGGCCGAGGACGTCCGCCGGCAGCGTGAGGACCGCGGCGGGGCACCGACCGACTCCGAGACGGCCAAGGTGGCCCGCTCCAAGCCCGTCCGGGCCGCCGTGGACGAGCTCTGGCCAGCCCTCGACCCAGCCGCCCTCCTCATCCGCCTCTTCACCGAGCCTGAACTCCTCGGTCAGCACGCCGGTGACCTGCTGACCGAGGAGGAGCAGCGGTCGCTGCTCTGGGCCAAGACACCGCGCACGGCGCGGGCGGCCAAATTCACCGCCGCCGATGCGGTGCTCATCGACGAGCTCAACGGCCTGCTCCACAGCGTCGAGACCTTCGTCCACGTCGTGGTGGACGAGGCGCAGGACCTCTCCCCGATGCAGTGCCGCGCGATTGCCCGACGCTGCCCCCTCGGTTCGGTGACGGTGCTCGGCGACCTGGCCCAGGCCACGACCGCCTGGGCTCCCGGCTCCTGGCCGGTGACGCTGAACCATCTCGGTCACCCGAACGCCGAGATCCGCCCGTTGACCGCGGGCTACCGGGTGCCGGGGAAGGTCCTCGACCTGGCCAACCGGCTACTGCCGCATGTGGCCGTCGACGTCCCGGCCGCCACCTCGATCCGGGCCGGTGTCGACGCCCTGACGTTCGCTCCCGCCGATCGACTGGTCACCGCCGTGCGCGAGTGCCTGGGCAGCGAGGGGTCGGTCGCGGTGATCGTGGCCGGCGAGCAGGTGGCGGCGGTGCTGGAGCGGTTGCGGGACGCCGGCGTGGAGGCGACGACGCTGGACCACTCGGAGGTCACCGACGACTCACTCGCCACCAGCTTCGCCGAGGACGACACCCCCGCCGGGGATGCCAGCGAAATCGAGGAGACCGCCGATGAGGCACCGGAGATTCGGGTGACCGTGGTCGCCGCCACCGCAGCCAAGGGGCTGGAGTTCGACTCCGTCGTGCTGCTGGAGCCGGCGGCGATCGTGGCCGCTGAGAGTCAGCGGGTGGCCGGGCTGCGCCGTCTGTACGTGGTGCTCACCAGGGCCGTCTCGCGACTGGTCGTCGTGCACGACGAACCGCTGCCGGTTGAGCTCGAAGCGAGCTGACGGGCCGCCAATGGCGAGCTGATCGGCACGCGTGGTGGCAACCGATAAGTAACTTGCGATGAGTTCGAGGCGGCAATTGGTCAGTGGCTCGCATCACAGCTACCGTGGAGGAATTAGCCGGTTCGCGCCGCCCCACCCTTGCGGTTCGTGCCGGTGCCGGCATGACCCACTGGCGTAACCACGCCGGTGGACCACGTTGGCATTGACGGTGGCGATCCCACTTGTCGATGTCGTCGAGCAGGGAGTGTGTCGCACAATGACCACCGCTTTCTCCAAGCGCAGTATCGCCAATCGGGACCATCGCATTGCCGGACGCAGCGAGCGCAGCGAGACGCCGCCAGTAGACGTCCAGCCGGCGGTAGAGGTCCAGCCACCCGCCGAGGTGCAGCAGTCCGTCGAGACGCAGCCGCAGGCCGTCTCATCGACCGACCCCGAGATGATCCAGCTCCTCACGCCGGATGGCGACCGAGTCGAGCACCCTGATTTCCCGCTCAGCGTCACCGACGCCGAGATCGCCGATATGTACCGCGATCTGCTGCTGGTGCGGCGCGTCGACACTGAGGCCATTGCCCTGCAGCGCCAGGGCGAACTCGGGCTCTGGGCTTCGCTCCTCGGCCAGGAGGGCGCCCAGATCGGTGCCGGTCGCGCACTCCGTACGCAGGACATGGCCTTTCCGACCTACCGCGAGCACGGCGTCGGCTGGTGCCGGGGCATCGACCCCCTCACCCAGCTCGGACTCTTCCGCGGCACCACAGCCGGCGGCTGGGACCCCACTGAGCACAACTTCGCCCTGTACACGATCGTCATCGGCGCCCAGACGCTGCACGCGGCCGGCTACGCGATGGGCGTGCAGCGCGACCGGGCGACAGCCACCGGCGACCTCGACCGCGACACCGCGGTGCTGGCCTTCTTCGGCGACGGGGCCAGCTCCCAGGGCTCGGTGAATGAGTCCTTCATCTGGGCCGCCGCGCAGAACCTGCCGGTCGTCTACTTCTGCCAGAACAACCAGTGGGCCATCTCGGCTCCGGTGAACACGCAGACCTCCTACCCGCTGTACCGGCGGGCCGCCGGTTTCGGCTTCCCGGGCGTCCGCGTGGACGGAAACGACGTGCTGGCCAGCCTCGCGGTTACCCGCCACGCGCTGGACCGGGCCCGCAGCGGTGCCGGGCCGATGCTCATCGAGGCCTTCACCTACCGGATGAACCCGCACACCACCTCCGACGACCCGGGCCGCTACCGGGAGAGCGCCGAGGTTGAGATGTGGCGGCAGCGTGACCCGATCACCCGCGTCCGCGCCTACCTGACCCGCCACGCCGGCTACGGCGACGACTTCTTCGCCGACATCGACGACCAGGCCCAGCAGCTCGCCGAGCGGCTGCGGGCCGGTTGCCGCGAACTCCCCGAGCCCGCGCCGCTGTCCATGTTCGACCACGTCTACTGCGAGCTCACCGACGAACTGCGCGAGCAGCGGGCCCAGCTCGGCGAGTTCCTCGACTCGCTCAGCGACTCCGAGGCCGGCTCGCACGGCGGTGCCGCGTGACCGCCACCATCAGCACCCCGACGGAGGCGGTCACCGATCCCGTCCCGACCGGCACCCTGACCCTGGCCAAGGCGCTCAACGCTGGCCTGCACCGGGCTATGGCCGCCGACGAGAAGGTGCTGATGATGGGGGAGGACGTCGGCAAGCTCGGCGGCGTCTTCCGGATCACTGACGGCCTGCAGAGCGAGTTCGGCTCCGAGCGCGTCTTCGACACCCCGCTGGCCGAGGGCGGCATCATCGGGACCGCGGTCGGCCTGGCCATGCGCGGCTACCGCCCGGTCTGCGAGATCCAGTTCGACGGGTTCGTCTACCCGGCCTTCGACCAGATCGTCAGCCAGGTCGCGAAGATGCACGCGCGCTCCTCCGGGATGGTCAAGGTTCCACTGACGATCCGCATCCCCTTCGGTGGTGGCATCGGTGCCGTCGAGCACCACTCCGAATCCCCGGAGGCGTACTTCGCGCACACAGCCGGGCTGAAGGTGGTCGCCTGCTCCAACCCGTCGGACGCGTACTGGATGCTGCAGCAGTCGATCGCCAGCGATGACCCGGTGGTCTTCCTGGAGCCCAAGCGTCGCTACTGGAGCAAGGGATCAGTGGCCGCCACCGCCCCGCAGCTACACCAGGCCCGGGTCGTCCGCCCAGGGAGTGACCTGACGCTGGTCGCCTACGGGCCGATGATCGACACCGCGCTGCAGTGCGCCGAGGTCGCCGCCAGCGAAGGTCATGACCTCGAGGTGATCGATCTGCGCAGCATCTCGCCGCTGGACACCGCCACCCTGGTCGAGTCGGTGCGGCGGACCGGGCGGATGGTCGTCGTCCACGAGGCCAGTTCCAGCTTCGGTGTGGGGTCGGAGGTCGCGGCCCGGGTGCAGGAGCGGGCGTTCTACTCGCTGGCCGCGCCGATCCTGCGCGTCACCGGCTTCGATACGCCCTATCCGACGAGCCGCCTGGAGGAGGAGTGGCTTCCCAATGTGGACCGCCTCCTCGACGCCGTCGACCGATCCTTGGAGTACTGAGACATGTTGGAGACCCAGCAGATCAAGCAGTTCCTGATGCCCGACGTCGGCGAGGGGCTCACCGAGGCCGAGATCATCAGCTGGTCCGTGCAGCCCGGGGACACCGTCGAGGTAAACCAGGTGATCGTCGAGGTAGAGACGGCCAAGGCCGCGGTTGAGCTGCCGTCGCCGTACGCCGGTGTGGTCGCCGAGCTGCACGCCGCGGCCGGCGAGACCGTCGATGTCGGGCGGCCGATCATCTCGATCGCCATCGCCGGAACGGCCGATACGTCAGCCGGGCCGGCGGAGACTTCCACTGGTGCTGCGCCCGCGGCCGCCCCGGCGCCAGGTTCGGGTTCGGAGCGGGTCGAGCGGCAGCCGGTGCTGGTCGGCTACGGCCCGCGGACGGACGCCACCCCAGGTCGGCGCCGCCGGGGACCGGTCACCTCGCATCCAGCTCCCAACGGAACGCCAGAAGCGACCGCCGCCTCCGCCCCGACCCCGGCCGCTGCGCCGCCGCCGGCCCCGGCCTCCGCGCCATCGCCTGCCCCGGCGCAGGCCGTCCTCTCGACACCACCGGTGCGCAAACTCGCCAAGTCACTCGGTGTGGATATTCGCGAGGTCCCTCCGACCGGCCCGCACGGCACCGTCTGCCGGGCCGACGTGGAGCAGGCGGCACGACACAATGGCGCCGACGCGCTCACGACCCAGGCCCAGTCAGCGCCCGGGGATGCGCGCGATACCCGCATCCCGATCCGCGGCGTCCGCAAGCACACGGCGGCCGCGATGGTGAGTTCGGCCTTCACCGCGCCGCACGTCACCGAGTTCATCTCGGTCGACGTCAGCGCGATGATGAGCCTGCGGGACGAGGTCGCCGCCCGTCGCGAGTTCGCCGGAGTCAAGCTGAGCCCGCTGGTCTTCGTGGCCCGCGCGGTGCTGCGGGCGGCCGCCCGCACCCCGGAGATCAACTCCAGTTGGGATGAGGCGGCGCAGGAGATCGTGCTGCACGGCGACGTCAACCTCGGTATCGCCGCGGCCACCGAACGCGGTCTGATCGTGCCGAACATAAAGCAGGCTCAGACCCTTAGCCTGCGCGAATTGGCGCTGGCCATCGACGACCTCACCGGGGTCGCGCGGGCCGGGCGCACCACGCCGGCCGCGATGACCGGCGGGACGCTCACGATCACCAACATCGGCCCGCTCGGGGTCGACACCGGAACGCCGATCCTCAATCCCGGGGAGGCGGCCATCGTGGCCCTCGGCTCGATCGCCCGCCGGCCGTGGGTCGTCGGAACCGGCGACTCGGAGCGCATCGAACCGCGCTGGGTCGCTCAGTTGGCCGTCTCCTTTGACCATCGGTTGGTTGACGGCGAGCAGGGTGCCCATTTCCTCGTCGATGTGGCGGATGTGCTTCGTAGTCCCGGTTTGGCGCAACTCTGAATCCTCGCTGCCGATCAAGATGAATGGCAGCGTCGACGGAGCAGGGCCTATTCGGAACCTGGACCGACCAGTCAGCCCACAAGGCCGACTCGACGCTGCCATTTGCATGTCCGGGGTCGACCATCACTTTGTTAAGGAAATCCCAAGTGAGACCAGTGTGAAGTGGATCAAAGACGGCTAGACACGTTAACGAATCTGTGTCATATTTGTCAGGCAGTCAAACAAAATAATTGCAGTTGCAACAATGAAGCCGTCGAAGATCGTTAGTTCTGATCGTTGACCTGAACTCGGTT
Coding sequences within it:
- a CDS encoding DNA helicase IV, yielding MTADPVLDSERAHLDLARDCLVTMRAAAERIADYGVDALASEALGRIRAERLAALEIDPHAPPFFGRTDNDVTDSPDGDGRSGTETFHIGRRHIRDPAGDPVVIDWRAPIARAFYRATSKSRMGVTLRRRFGFHAGALSSFEDEHLDRGEESGFDSDLLRGEIERPRSGPMRDIVATIQPDQDDLVRAELDDSLCIQGAPGTGKTAVGLHRAAYLLYTYPERLRRSGVLVVGPNAAFLSYIAQVLPALGEGGIAQTTVEEIVGHVQVRAVESDELATLKGDPRLATILGKFVRSHIRRPVDDVVAMVGDKRYRIPEYRVRRYVDDARRDLGDTLRWGVARDRLRQQLAEDVRRQREDRGGAPTDSETAKVARSKPVRAAVDELWPALDPAALLIRLFTEPELLGQHAGDLLTEEEQRSLLWAKTPRTARAAKFTAADAVLIDELNGLLHSVETFVHVVVDEAQDLSPMQCRAIARRCPLGSVTVLGDLAQATTAWAPGSWPVTLNHLGHPNAEIRPLTAGYRVPGKVLDLANRLLPHVAVDVPAATSIRAGVDALTFAPADRLVTAVRECLGSEGSVAVIVAGEQVAAVLERLRDAGVEATTLDHSEVTDDSLATSFAEDDTPAGDASEIEETADEAPEIRVTVVAATAAKGLEFDSVVLLEPAAIVAAESQRVAGLRRLYVVLTRAVSRLVVVHDEPLPVELEAS
- a CDS encoding pyruvate dehydrogenase E1 component alpha subunit, producing MTTAFSKRSIANRDHRIAGRSERSETPPVDVQPAVEVQPPAEVQQSVETQPQAVSSTDPEMIQLLTPDGDRVEHPDFPLSVTDAEIADMYRDLLLVRRVDTEAIALQRQGELGLWASLLGQEGAQIGAGRALRTQDMAFPTYREHGVGWCRGIDPLTQLGLFRGTTAGGWDPTEHNFALYTIVIGAQTLHAAGYAMGVQRDRATATGDLDRDTAVLAFFGDGASSQGSVNESFIWAAAQNLPVVYFCQNNQWAISAPVNTQTSYPLYRRAAGFGFPGVRVDGNDVLASLAVTRHALDRARSGAGPMLIEAFTYRMNPHTTSDDPGRYRESAEVEMWRQRDPITRVRAYLTRHAGYGDDFFADIDDQAQQLAERLRAGCRELPEPAPLSMFDHVYCELTDELREQRAQLGEFLDSLSDSEAGSHGGAA
- a CDS encoding pyruvate dehydrogenase E1 component beta subunit, which codes for MTATISTPTEAVTDPVPTGTLTLAKALNAGLHRAMAADEKVLMMGEDVGKLGGVFRITDGLQSEFGSERVFDTPLAEGGIIGTAVGLAMRGYRPVCEIQFDGFVYPAFDQIVSQVAKMHARSSGMVKVPLTIRIPFGGGIGAVEHHSESPEAYFAHTAGLKVVACSNPSDAYWMLQQSIASDDPVVFLEPKRRYWSKGSVAATAPQLHQARVVRPGSDLTLVAYGPMIDTALQCAEVAASEGHDLEVIDLRSISPLDTATLVESVRRTGRMVVVHEASSSFGVGSEVAARVQERAFYSLAAPILRVTGFDTPYPTSRLEEEWLPNVDRLLDAVDRSLEY
- a CDS encoding pyruvate dehydrogenase E2 component (dihydrolipoamide acetyltransferase), coding for MLETQQIKQFLMPDVGEGLTEAEIISWSVQPGDTVEVNQVIVEVETAKAAVELPSPYAGVVAELHAAAGETVDVGRPIISIAIAGTADTSAGPAETSTGAAPAAAPAPGSGSERVERQPVLVGYGPRTDATPGRRRRGPVTSHPAPNGTPEATAASAPTPAAAPPPAPASAPSPAPAQAVLSTPPVRKLAKSLGVDIREVPPTGPHGTVCRADVEQAARHNGADALTTQAQSAPGDARDTRIPIRGVRKHTAAAMVSSAFTAPHVTEFISVDVSAMMSLRDEVAARREFAGVKLSPLVFVARAVLRAAARTPEINSSWDEAAQEIVLHGDVNLGIAAATERGLIVPNIKQAQTLSLRELALAIDDLTGVARAGRTTPAAMTGGTLTITNIGPLGVDTGTPILNPGEAAIVALGSIARRPWVVGTGDSERIEPRWVAQLAVSFDHRLVDGEQGAHFLVDVADVLRSPGLAQL